From the genome of Plasmodium malariae genome assembly, chromosome: 9, one region includes:
- the SEC12 gene encoding guanine nucleotide-exchange factor SEC12, putative, translating to MNEIKVSYLNYPIYGIGSNENYVVTSGGGGGKSYGIEDLLDINTFNEKEKKLQVLWSTTEQRGVVDSIIYVEKHNIWLGSVRNECVIFQINEETGPNILLTFVTDFSEKNSRQVVVKFSSNDDLIITGGEDKTLRLWKLKLTNDNKYVHVHNNLYLDITKAVEHLGDFTGHDDSIKDCDITLDERIIISCSSDNSLKLWDTHSLINLHTEQMKNPQNSNDKLNFRCCKFLKNIDIKKEYSYTLLTTAYTTRGNSYLIIWAIYYNDKKEKFTCTKQKFIWLDNRPCCNIAISTNEKYLALGFSTGALKIYNSKFSLLAHYKKHELPITAMCFIKNDGYLLSAGADYSISCLNINSFTFRYLRKIWKYLIILLIVLVISIILLDCFNVGYDLRINSLVRDRTNENKIKVVHGKKGKTSDEL from the coding sequence ATGAATGAAATAAAGGtatcatatttaaattatcctATTTATGGAATTGGATCCAATGAAAATTATGTAGTCACATCAGGAGGGGGTGGGGGGAAAAGTTATGGTATTGAAGATTTACTAgatattaatacatttaatgaaaaggaaaagaagtTACAAGTTCTTTGGTCAACAACAGAACAAAGAGGTGTAGTAGATTCTATCATATATGTAGagaaacataatatatggtTAGGGTCAGTAAGAAATGAATGtgtaatatttcaaataaatgaagaaacaggaccaaatatattattaactttTGTAACTGATTTTAGTGAAAAAAATTCAAGACAAGTTGTGGTTAAATTTTCATCAAATGAtgatttaataataacaggAGGAGAGGATAAAACATTACGTTTATGGAAATTGAAATTAactaatgataataaatatgtacatgttcataataatttatatttagatATTACCAAAGCTGTTGAACATTTAGGAGATTTTACAGGACATGATGATAGTATTAAAGATTGTGATATCACATTAGATGAACGGATTATAATATCATGTTCATCTGATAACTCATTAAAATTATGGGATACACACagtttaattaatttacataccgaacaaatgaaaaatccACAAAATtcaaatgataaattaaattttcgttgttgtaaatttttaaaaaatatagatataaaaaaagaatattcttATACCTTATTAACTACAGCTTATACAACTAGAGGTAAtagttatttaataatatgggctatatattataatgataaaaaagaaaaatttacgTGTACAAAACAGAAATTTATCTGGTTAGATAATAGACCATGTTGTAATATAGCTATAAgtacaaatgaaaaatatttagctTTAGGTTTTAGTACTGGAGcacttaaaatttataattctaaattttctcttttagctcattataaaaaacatgAATTACCAATTACTGCTATgtgttttattaaaaatgatggTTATTTACTATCTGCTGGAGCAGATTACAGTATTAGCTGTCTCAATATTAATTCCTTTACTTTTCgttatttaagaaaaatatggaaatatcTTATCATTCTCCTTATTGTACTTGTAATATCTATTATTTTGCTTGACTGCTTCAATGTTGGTTACGATTTGCGCATAAACAGTTTAGTTCGTGATAGGACCAAcgagaataaaattaaagttGTCCATGGGAAAAAGGGAAAGACCTCCGATGAGCTGTGA
- the PmUG01_09025600 gene encoding peptidyl-prolyl cis-trans isomerase, putative: MSLSLHTNYGDIKMELFCYEVPKTCKNFLALCASGYYDNTKFHRNIKGFAIQGGDPTNTGKGGESIYGKYFDDEFDSTLKHDKRGMVSMANRGKPNTNGSQFFITYSRQPHLNGIYAVFGRVIDGMDVLSVLENEPVGEKNKPIKDIIIESVTIHANPIAEDESL, from the exons aCTGTTTTGCTACGAAGTCCCCAAAACATGCAAA AACTTTTTAGCCTTATGCGCCTCGGGGTATTACGACAACACAAAGTTTCACAG AAATATCAAAGGTTTTGCCATACAGGGGGGGGATCCAACAAATACGGGAAAAGGTGGAGAGAGCATTTACGGCAAATATTTTGACGACGAATTTGATTCAACTTTAAAG CACGACAAAAGAGGAATGGTATCCATGGCAAATAGGGGAAAACCAAATACGAATGGATCCCAGTTTTTTATAACGTATTCTAGACAACCACATCTTAATGGGATCTATGCTGTTTTTGGAAG AGTAATCGATGGCATGGATGTTCTATCCGTTCTTGAAAATG AACCGGTAGGGGAGAAAAACAAACCAATAAAGGATATTATAATTGAGTCAGTGACCATACATGCAAATCCCATTGCTGAAGATGAATCTCTGTGA